A section of the Ovis canadensis isolate MfBH-ARS-UI-01 breed Bighorn chromosome 1, ARS-UI_OviCan_v2, whole genome shotgun sequence genome encodes:
- the LOC138443852 gene encoding guanylate-binding protein 1-like isoform X1, with protein sequence MASEIHMTGPECLIENTNRRLLVNPKALKILSAVRQPVVVVAIVGLYRTGKSYLMNKLAGKNKGFSLGSTVQSHTKGIWMWCVPHPEKPNRTLILLDTEGLGDVEKGDNQNDSWIFALAILLSSTFVYNSMGTINQQAMDQLHYVTELTDRIRARSSPDVDEVEDSADFVSFFPDFVWTLRDFSLNLEADGQSITADEYLENSLKLRKGTSPKDKTFNMPRLCIRKFFPKKKCFIFDRPTDRKKLGQLEELCDDQLDPEFVQQAAVFCSYIFSNSKTKTLSGGIKVDGPRLGTLVQTYVNAINSGDLPCMENAVLALAEIENSAAVQKAIAHYDQQMGQKLQLPTETLQELLELHRATEKETIEVFMRSSFKDTDQLFQKELAAQLDKKRDDFCNQNRKASSDRCSALLKDIFSPLEEDVKQGIYSKSGGYRLFIEKMQELKKKYLQEPRKGTQADEILQEYLKSKESVTDAILQTDQTLSEKEKLIEVERMKAECAQAAAKMLEEMQIRNQQMMEQKEKSYQEHVKQLTEKMERDRAQLLEEQERTLALKLQEQSRLLQEGFQEEQRRLQNEIQNLQKIMNKPSPSCVLS encoded by the exons ATGGCCTCAGAGATCCACATGACAGGCCCAGAGTGCCTCATTGAGAACACTAATAGGAGACTGCTGGTTAATCCAAAAGCCCTGAAGATCCTGTCTGCCGTCAGGCAGCCTGTTGTGGTGGTGGCTATTGTGGGGCTCTACCGCACAGGCAAGTCCTACCTGATGAACAAGCTGGCTGGGAAGAACAAGG GCTTCTCTCTGGGCTCCACAGTGCAGTCTCACACGAAGGGCATCTGGATGTGGTGTGTGCCTCATCCCGAGAAGCCAAACCGTACTCTAATTCTGCTTGATACTGAGGGTCTGGGGGATGTGGAGAAG GGTGACAACCAGAATGACTCCTGGATCTTTGCCCTAGCGATACTCTTGAGCAGCACTTTCGTGTACAATAGTATGGGAACTATCAACCAGCAGGCCATGGACCAACTGCA CTATGTGACAGAGCTGACAGATAGGATCAGGGCAAGATCCTCACCTGATGTGGATGAGGTTGAGGATTCAGCTGACTTTGTGAGCTTCTTTCCAGACTTCGTATGGACACTGAGGGATTTCTCCCTAAACTTGGAAGCAGATGGACAGTCCATCACAGCAGACGAGTACCTGGAGAATTCACTCAAGCTTAGGAAAG gtACCAGCCCAAAAGATAAAACTTTTAATATGCCTCGACTCTGTATCCGAAAGTTCTTCCCAAAGAAGAAATGCTTCATCTTTGATCGGCCCACTGATAGGAAGAAATTGGGCCAGCTTGAGGAACTGTGTGACGATCAGCTGGATCCCGAATTTGTGCAACAAGCTGCAGTCTTCTGTTCTTACATCTTTAGCAATTCCAAAACTAAAACTCTCTCAGGAGGCATCAAGGTGGATGGCCCTC GTCTAGGGACCCTGGTGCAGACCTATGTCAATGCCATCAACAGTGGGGATCTGCCCTGCATGGAGAATGCAGTCCTGGCCTTGGCTGAGATTGAGAACTCGGCTGCAGTACAAAAGGCCATTGCCCACTATGACCAGCAGATGGGCCAGAAGCTGCAGCTGCCCACAGAAACCCTCCAGGAGCTACTGGAGCTGCACAGGGCCACTGAGAAAGAGACCATTGAAGTCTTCATGAGGAGTTCCTTCAAAGATACAGACCAATTATTTCAAAAAGAATTAGCg GCCCAGCTAGACAAAAAACGAGACGACTTTTGTAATCAGAATCGTAAAGCATCATCAGATCGTTGCTCTGCTTTACTGAAGGATATTTTCAGTCCTCTAGAAGAAGATGTGAAACAGGGGATTTATTCGAAATCAGGGGGCTATCGCCTCTtcattgagaagatgcaagagttgAAGAAGAAGTATCTTCAGGAGCCCAGGAAGGGCACACAG GCTGACGAGATTCTTCAGGAATACTTGAAGTCCAAGGAGTCTGTGACTGATGCAATTCTACAAACAGACCAGACactttcagagaaggaaaagttgATTGAAG TGGAACGCATGAAAGCTGAATGTGCACAGGCTGCAGCAAAAATGCTGGAGGAAATGCAAATAAGGAACCAGCAGATGAtggagcagaaagaaaagagctaTCAGGAACATGTGAAACAACTGACTGAGAAGATGGAGAGGGATAGGGCCCAGTTACTGGAAGAGCAAGAGAGAACTCTTGCTCTCAAACTGCAG